One genomic segment of Clostridium saccharoperbutylacetonicum N1-4(HMT) includes these proteins:
- a CDS encoding ABC transporter permease: MKKNLPAIIVILVILGMWQGIAVIINAHYILPSPTQILAKLWLLREPLFMVHLPATMGVTILGLFISVIFGLALAIVMDLNENIENALYPIIIASQTIPTTAIAPLFVLWFGYSIWGKVLVTILITFFPITISVYDGFKSTKREMEELLITYGASKMDIFIKLKIPTALPAFFSAIKMAVPLSIIGAAIAEWLGAQSGLGYFSKRMMSQLDGAGVFAPIVLLSIAAMIIVAIINIIEKRMTKWRKEI, translated from the coding sequence ATGAAGAAAAACCTGCCAGCTATAATAGTAATATTAGTCATTCTTGGAATGTGGCAAGGAATTGCTGTTATCATAAATGCACATTATATATTGCCGTCACCAACACAAATATTAGCAAAGTTATGGTTGCTTAGAGAACCTTTATTTATGGTACATTTACCAGCAACAATGGGAGTAACGATTCTAGGACTGTTTATTTCTGTAATTTTCGGATTGGCTTTGGCTATAGTGATGGATTTGAATGAAAATATAGAAAATGCCTTATATCCAATTATAATAGCATCTCAAACCATACCAACAACAGCTATTGCACCTTTATTTGTACTATGGTTTGGATATAGTATATGGGGAAAAGTTTTGGTAACAATATTAATAACTTTTTTTCCAATAACAATTTCAGTTTATGATGGTTTTAAGTCAACTAAAAGAGAAATGGAAGAATTATTAATAACTTATGGTGCAAGTAAAATGGATATTTTTATAAAGCTAAAAATACCAACAGCGCTTCCAGCCTTCTTTTCTGCAATAAAAATGGCAGTGCCATTAAGTATTATTGGTGCAGCAATAGCTGAATGGCTTGGAGCACAAAGTGGGTTAGGGTATTTTAGCAAAAGAATGATGAGCCAGCTAGACGGTGCAGGTGTTTTTGCACCTATTGTATTGCTTTCAATAGCAGCAATGATTATTGTTGCAATAATTAATATAATTGAAAAAAGAATGACAAAATGGAGAAAGGAGATTTAA